In the Ensifer adhaerens genome, one interval contains:
- a CDS encoding ABC transporter permease: MIRLLSVRLLQAILVMVAVTAIAFVMFRFVGDPVASMVREGATQAEKDAVRAALGLDKPVVTQFVKFVGQVLTGDLGTSYRYQQPVTTLLLSRLPATLELVIVATVLALSLGIPLGVLCALKPHAFFSRLTQSATLVGISMPTFVTGLLLILVFAVNLRWLPSSGRGDLVDIGFWQTGFLSLSGLKSLILPSITLALFQLTLIMRLVRSEMIDVLSSDYIRFAFARGLPKTYIYGRLALRNALMPVVTVTGLQIGQLIAFAIVTETVFQWPGMGLLFTNAVGYPDVPVLAAYLLFVGFLFVMINMIVDILYTFIDPRLRTR; the protein is encoded by the coding sequence ATGATCAGACTTCTTTCAGTCAGGCTGCTTCAGGCCATCCTCGTGATGGTCGCGGTGACGGCCATCGCCTTCGTCATGTTCCGCTTCGTCGGCGACCCCGTCGCCTCGATGGTTCGCGAGGGCGCGACCCAGGCAGAAAAGGATGCCGTGCGCGCTGCGCTCGGCCTCGACAAGCCGGTAGTCACCCAGTTCGTCAAATTCGTAGGCCAGGTGCTGACCGGCGATCTCGGCACAAGCTATCGCTACCAGCAGCCGGTCACGACGCTGCTGCTCAGTCGCCTTCCCGCCACGCTGGAGCTGGTGATCGTTGCCACAGTGCTGGCCCTGTCGCTCGGCATCCCGCTCGGCGTGCTCTGCGCACTGAAGCCGCACGCCTTCTTCTCGCGACTGACCCAGTCAGCAACCCTCGTCGGCATCTCCATGCCCACCTTCGTCACCGGCCTGCTGCTGATCCTAGTCTTCGCCGTGAACCTCAGATGGCTGCCATCCTCCGGACGCGGCGATCTCGTCGATATCGGGTTCTGGCAGACGGGCTTCCTCTCGCTCTCGGGCCTGAAGTCCCTGATCCTGCCGTCGATCACGCTGGCATTGTTCCAGCTCACACTGATCATGCGGCTTGTGCGGTCCGAAATGATCGACGTCCTGTCGTCGGACTACATTCGCTTCGCCTTCGCGCGCGGCCTGCCCAAGACCTATATCTACGGCCGCCTGGCGCTGCGCAACGCATTGATGCCGGTCGTTACCGTCACGGGCCTGCAGATCGGCCAGCTCATCGCCTTCGCGATCGTCACCGAGACGGTGTTCCAGTGGCCCGGCATGGGCCTGCTGTTCACCAACGCCGTCGGTTATCCCGACGTGCCGGTGCTGGCCGCCTACCTTCTGTTCGTGGGCTTCCTGTTCGTGATGATCAACATGATCGTCGACATTCTCTACACCTTCATCGATCCGCGCCTGAGGACACGATAA
- a CDS encoding amidohydrolase family protein, protein MTNALLIENATIVTMDSGRHILDRGHILIENGRIAAIGDGSLAGETNAERIDAAGMVAMPGLIDTHAHAGHMLTKGLGSDTEDWMSVTGRIYATATDPEFWAAEAALSATERIKCGTTTAALLFGGGPDIMRSEAPEAAEAHLASIAAMGVREVLAVGPNRPGQDHVYRQYTSTSHTDLVVDPDRQIDVATDLVDAWAGRDERLQVVFSLPVFDEQELRDETVYRIACKVRDRVRARKGILVQDGHRDGSIAANDVRLGLFDERSLLAHCIDLTDADRAVLKRTGAKVAHNPSALMSVYGRCPAPELMADGVTVSLGTDAAAPDRPFDMFRNLFQAHRYHARHFGDDAVLPPLQLLEMATIEGARALMMEDEIGSLEVGKRADILLINLRQPHLWPPHDPVQRIARFANGADVDTTIVGGRVLMRGRRLVGHDENAILDRALRAFEIAMSRAGLGVRS, encoded by the coding sequence ATGACGAACGCACTACTGATTGAAAATGCCACGATCGTTACGATGGATTCGGGACGGCACATTCTCGATCGCGGCCACATCCTGATCGAGAATGGACGCATCGCTGCGATCGGTGATGGAAGTCTTGCTGGAGAAACAAATGCCGAGCGCATCGACGCGGCCGGCATGGTCGCAATGCCCGGATTGATCGACACCCATGCCCATGCCGGTCATATGCTGACCAAGGGGCTGGGCAGCGACACCGAGGACTGGATGTCCGTAACCGGACGAATCTACGCAACCGCGACCGATCCTGAATTCTGGGCGGCAGAGGCGGCGCTGTCGGCGACCGAGAGGATCAAGTGTGGTACGACGACTGCGGCGCTGCTGTTTGGCGGCGGCCCGGATATCATGCGCAGCGAGGCGCCGGAGGCGGCGGAAGCGCACCTGGCTTCGATTGCGGCCATGGGCGTGCGTGAGGTTCTGGCCGTCGGCCCGAACCGTCCCGGACAGGATCATGTCTATCGCCAATATACGTCGACGTCCCACACCGACCTCGTCGTCGATCCGGACCGGCAGATCGACGTGGCGACCGATTTGGTCGACGCCTGGGCCGGACGCGACGAGCGGTTGCAGGTCGTCTTTTCCCTGCCGGTATTCGATGAGCAGGAACTGCGCGACGAAACGGTATACAGGATTGCATGCAAGGTGCGCGATCGCGTGCGCGCAAGAAAAGGCATTCTGGTGCAGGATGGTCACCGGGACGGATCCATTGCTGCCAATGACGTGAGGCTCGGCCTCTTTGATGAGCGGTCGCTTCTTGCCCACTGCATAGACCTGACCGATGCCGACCGGGCGGTGCTGAAGCGAACCGGCGCCAAGGTCGCACACAATCCGAGTGCCCTGATGTCGGTCTATGGCCGCTGCCCGGCCCCGGAACTGATGGCGGACGGCGTTACCGTTTCGCTTGGCACCGATGCCGCGGCACCCGATCGACCGTTCGACATGTTCCGCAACCTGTTCCAGGCGCACCGCTACCACGCACGTCATTTTGGAGACGATGCGGTGTTGCCGCCTTTGCAGTTGCTTGAGATGGCGACGATCGAGGGCGCCCGCGCGCTGATGATGGAAGACGAAATCGGCTCGCTTGAGGTGGGCAAGCGTGCCGACATCCTCCTTATCAACCTGCGCCAGCCCCACCTCTGGCCGCCGCATGACCCGGTGCAGCGCATTGCACGTTTCGCCAATGGCGCCGACGTGGACACGACCATCGTCGGTGGACGGGTGCTGATGCGTGGCCGGCGCCTCGTCGGCCACGACGAAAATGCGATCCTGGATCGCGCGTTGCGTGCGTTTGAGATCGCCATGTCCCGCGCAGGACTGGGCGTTCGCAGCTGA
- a CDS encoding ABC transporter substrate-binding protein, with the protein MKTSIKTLLAGLALMAPLSAPAFAETLRWASSGDVISYDPNAQVDSFTQSVHHMVFDPLVRRNKDLKLEPALATSWEVVEPTRWRFKLRQGVKFHEGQPFNADDVVATIQRQIDPGARNRENLSTVVGVEKVDEYTVDLILRAPYPLLLNDLAAIYIMSKPWMAEHDALKPGNASTGVVTYASNHANGTGAFKLKAYEPDSRSVFEVNKDWWDKPQHNLDEVEFRPIASDATRVAALLSGEVDMIAPVPLQDIDRIAATDGLKVVENPSLRTIFFVFSYRPELHATPGQPNPLRDVRVRQALWHAIDTNTIQKRLMRGKSRTAGMLVAPAVTGYDESIDVPLPYDVAKAKALLAEAGYPNGFKTGLACPNDRYIADEQICLAVASMWAQIGVQANVSVESKTTYFPRTDKGEFDVYLLGWASLPPMDGFSPLQALLATNDGTFGGSNADGLSNPDIDKLAHAAASELDETKRVQMLKDAFRITHDQVLYLPLHQQPVAWAMNSKVDMPQFPDEYVRPWFAQIKK; encoded by the coding sequence GTGAAGACCTCTATAAAGACCCTTTTGGCCGGACTCGCCCTCATGGCGCCTCTGTCTGCGCCCGCATTTGCCGAGACGCTGCGCTGGGCATCATCCGGCGACGTCATTTCCTACGACCCGAACGCACAGGTCGACAGCTTCACCCAGAGCGTACACCACATGGTTTTCGATCCGCTGGTGCGCCGCAACAAGGATCTGAAGCTGGAGCCGGCACTCGCCACTTCCTGGGAAGTCGTCGAGCCCACCCGCTGGCGCTTCAAGCTGCGCCAGGGCGTGAAGTTTCATGAAGGCCAGCCCTTCAACGCCGACGACGTCGTGGCGACGATCCAGCGCCAGATCGATCCCGGAGCGCGCAACCGCGAGAACCTCTCCACCGTTGTCGGCGTCGAGAAGGTGGACGAGTATACCGTCGATCTGATCCTCCGCGCGCCCTATCCGCTGCTCCTCAACGACCTTGCTGCCATCTACATCATGAGCAAGCCGTGGATGGCAGAGCATGACGCACTGAAGCCGGGCAACGCTTCGACGGGCGTCGTCACCTATGCCAGCAACCATGCCAACGGCACGGGCGCCTTCAAGCTGAAGGCCTACGAGCCGGATTCGCGTTCCGTCTTCGAAGTGAACAAGGACTGGTGGGACAAGCCGCAGCACAATCTGGACGAAGTCGAGTTCCGTCCGATCGCCTCCGACGCTACCCGTGTCGCCGCCCTTCTGTCGGGCGAAGTCGACATGATTGCGCCGGTGCCGCTGCAGGACATCGACCGCATTGCGGCCACCGATGGGCTGAAGGTCGTCGAAAACCCATCGCTGCGCACGATCTTCTTCGTCTTCAGCTACCGCCCGGAACTTCACGCGACGCCGGGCCAGCCCAATCCGCTGCGCGATGTACGCGTACGCCAGGCTTTGTGGCACGCAATCGACACCAACACGATCCAGAAGCGCCTGATGCGGGGCAAGTCGCGCACGGCCGGCATGCTGGTCGCGCCGGCAGTGACCGGTTATGACGAATCCATCGACGTGCCGCTGCCCTATGATGTCGCCAAGGCCAAGGCGCTACTGGCCGAAGCCGGCTACCCGAACGGCTTCAAGACCGGCCTCGCCTGCCCCAACGACCGCTACATCGCCGACGAGCAGATCTGCCTTGCAGTTGCCTCCATGTGGGCGCAGATCGGTGTCCAGGCCAATGTGAGCGTCGAGAGCAAGACGACCTATTTCCCGAGGACCGACAAGGGCGAGTTCGACGTCTATCTTCTCGGTTGGGCTTCACTGCCGCCGATGGACGGGTTCAGCCCGCTGCAGGCGCTGCTGGCGACCAATGACGGCACCTTCGGCGGCAGCAACGCCGACGGCTTGTCCAACCCTGATATCGACAAGCTGGCTCATGCCGCCGCAAGCGAGCTTGACGAGACCAAGCGCGTGCAGATGCTGAAGGATGCCTTCCGCATCACCCATGACCAGGTGCTCTACCTGCCGCTGCACCAGCAGCCGGTCGCCTGGGCGATGAACAGCAAGGTCGACATGCCGCAGTTCCCGGACGAGTACGTTCGTCCGTGGTTCGCGCAGATTAAGAAGTAA
- a CDS encoding amidohydrolase, producing MTADLLIRNARPFGGPLQDLCIREGRFVAADGGRAAIEIDAAGQVALPGLVEAHTHLDKTLIGMDWFENRVGPTRNHRILADRNAKRELGINARRQSARQIMQTLSYGVLSIRSHVDVDTEIGIANIEGVLETREAMRDLVVVQIVAFPQSGMLPREGTLELMDAALRAGADIVGGIDPASIERDPVRHIDAIFSLADRHAKPIDIHLHEPGDLGAFCLELIIERTRALSLQGQVMVSHGYCLGMLDASRQAALIDRLAAEGIAVMTVGSPSAPALPLRLMRESGLAVASGNDGIQGTWEPYGNGDMLERARYLAQRNGMANDVDLEYAARVCTFGGAEAIGLDGYGLSDGRFGDLVLVPARTLAEAVALTPHKRTVIRRGRVVVDRGELAGDLPVIE from the coding sequence GTGACTGCAGACCTACTCATCCGCAATGCCCGTCCCTTCGGCGGTCCCCTCCAAGATCTTTGCATCCGCGAAGGCCGGTTTGTTGCGGCAGATGGCGGGCGTGCGGCCATCGAGATCGACGCCGCCGGACAAGTCGCCCTGCCGGGGCTTGTCGAAGCCCATACACATCTCGACAAGACACTCATCGGCATGGACTGGTTCGAAAACCGGGTCGGTCCGACCCGCAACCACCGGATCCTGGCTGATCGCAACGCCAAGCGCGAACTCGGCATCAATGCCCGCCGGCAGTCTGCCCGTCAGATCATGCAGACGCTTTCCTACGGCGTCTTGAGCATTCGCAGCCATGTGGATGTCGATACCGAGATCGGCATTGCCAATATCGAAGGCGTCCTCGAAACGCGCGAGGCGATGCGCGATCTGGTCGTTGTACAGATCGTGGCATTTCCGCAGAGTGGCATGCTGCCGCGCGAAGGCACGCTCGAACTGATGGATGCGGCACTGCGGGCCGGCGCCGATATCGTCGGTGGCATCGATCCCGCTTCCATCGAGCGTGATCCGGTGCGCCATATCGATGCAATCTTCTCCCTTGCCGATCGTCATGCAAAGCCGATCGACATTCATTTGCACGAGCCCGGCGACCTCGGTGCGTTCTGTCTCGAACTGATCATCGAGCGCACACGCGCATTGTCGTTGCAAGGGCAGGTGATGGTAAGCCACGGCTATTGTCTGGGAATGCTCGATGCTTCACGACAGGCTGCCTTGATCGACCGGCTCGCTGCGGAAGGCATTGCCGTCATGACCGTCGGGAGCCCTTCGGCGCCCGCATTGCCACTCAGGTTGATGCGTGAGAGCGGTCTCGCTGTCGCTTCCGGTAACGACGGCATTCAAGGCACCTGGGAGCCCTATGGAAATGGCGACATGCTGGAACGGGCGCGGTACCTGGCGCAGCGCAATGGAATGGCCAATGATGTCGATCTCGAATATGCGGCTCGCGTCTGTACCTTCGGTGGTGCGGAAGCCATCGGGCTCGACGGTTATGGTCTCTCAGATGGCCGCTTCGGTGATCTGGTGCTGGTGCCGGCCCGCACCTTGGCGGAGGCTGTCGCGCTGACCCCGCACAAACGCACCGTCATCAGGCGGGGTCGTGTGGTCGTGGATCGTGGCGAACTGGCGGGTGACCTGCCGGTCATCGAATGA
- a CDS encoding cyanate transporter, translated as MPKSSEPTTGRQWMLLILVVLVAVNLRPFLTAPGPVLAEIVADTGMGYGSLALLTLLPMMLMGVGAFISPSLQAMIGTRRGILIAMLVLAAGSLLRLVAPGGVALVMTAALCGAGVAFIQAAFPGIIKAEFPRSIPVVTGLYSAVLMGGGALGARLTPFLVSTGYGWRPALAWLAAPAIVALGAAWLILSDSRSERPDKALTGRLLRRPRTWTLIIAFGLVNAGYSSAVAWLASYYQSLGWSSGDSGNLVALMAICQAAGALGLPVLARHNIDRRAFLRLTLAMQAIGFAGLAFLPEAAPAIWVGLCGAGLGSSFSLAIVTALDHLPRPQEAGVLVALMQGGGFLIASLGPFATAFLHNISGSFAPGWTLHLACVIGVFFLYMRFNPSRYAQAMQSPV; from the coding sequence ATGCCCAAATCATCAGAGCCCACGACGGGCCGCCAATGGATGCTGCTCATTCTCGTCGTGCTGGTCGCCGTCAACCTTCGGCCGTTTCTCACCGCTCCGGGGCCAGTGCTGGCCGAGATCGTCGCCGATACCGGCATGGGATATGGCAGTCTGGCGCTGCTGACACTGCTGCCGATGATGCTGATGGGCGTGGGCGCCTTCATTTCCCCCTCGCTGCAGGCCATGATCGGCACGCGGCGCGGCATTCTCATTGCCATGCTGGTGCTGGCGGCCGGCTCTCTGCTCCGGCTCGTCGCACCGGGTGGCGTGGCCCTGGTCATGACGGCTGCCCTTTGCGGCGCCGGCGTCGCCTTTATCCAGGCCGCTTTCCCCGGGATCATTAAGGCTGAGTTTCCGCGCAGCATACCTGTCGTCACCGGCCTTTACTCCGCGGTCCTGATGGGTGGCGGCGCGCTCGGCGCACGGCTGACGCCATTCCTCGTCAGCACCGGCTACGGCTGGCGCCCGGCCCTTGCCTGGCTTGCGGCCCCCGCGATCGTCGCTCTCGGTGCCGCATGGCTGATCCTATCGGATTCGCGCAGCGAGCGACCGGACAAGGCTCTGACCGGCCGGCTGCTCCGCCGTCCCCGGACCTGGACGCTGATCATCGCCTTCGGGCTCGTCAACGCCGGTTACTCCTCCGCCGTCGCCTGGCTTGCATCCTATTATCAGTCACTCGGCTGGAGCAGCGGCGACAGCGGTAACCTTGTGGCGTTGATGGCGATCTGTCAGGCGGCTGGCGCCCTTGGCCTCCCAGTCCTGGCCCGCCACAACATCGATCGCCGCGCCTTCCTGCGATTGACACTGGCCATGCAGGCGATCGGCTTTGCCGGCCTTGCGTTCCTGCCGGAGGCAGCGCCCGCGATCTGGGTTGGCCTCTGCGGAGCCGGCCTCGGCAGCAGCTTCTCGCTGGCGATCGTCACCGCCCTCGACCACCTGCCGCGGCCGCAAGAGGCCGGCGTACTGGTGGCGCTGATGCAGGGTGGCGGCTTCCTGATCGCGTCGCTCGGCCCCTTTGCAACGGCGTTTCTGCACAACATCAGCGGCAGCTTCGCTCCCGGATGGACGCTGCATCTGGCCTGCGTTATCGGCGTGTTCTTCCTCTACATGCGCTTCAACCCGTCACGTTACGCGCAGGCCATGCAGTCGCCCGTCTGA
- a CDS encoding ABC transporter permease — protein MATQSLMRRLPPVSVMIAGVVLVVMLILVIFAPMIAPMDPRDVSSYSLMDMEIPPVFMEGGDSRFLLGTDNQGRDLVSVILFGLRISVIIGLGAVVFAAVLGVVLGLIAGFFGGVVDGVVMRIADVFVSFPTILVALLISGIARAQLSADTMLAWAPLVLIFSIAINEWVQYARTVRASTMVEIARDYVRAAKVIGLPSARIMGRHILPNIMSSVMVIATINLAGAILTEATLSFLGAGMPPTYPSLGTLIRIGNQFLFSGLWWIAVMPATVLVILVLAVNVIGDYLRDHFNPKLMAR, from the coding sequence ATGGCCACGCAATCCCTGATGCGCCGGCTTCCGCCGGTTTCCGTGATGATCGCCGGTGTGGTGCTCGTCGTCATGCTGATCCTCGTGATCTTCGCCCCGATGATCGCGCCGATGGACCCGCGCGACGTCTCGTCCTATTCGCTGATGGACATGGAGATTCCCCCTGTTTTCATGGAGGGCGGTGATTCCCGCTTCCTGCTCGGCACCGACAACCAGGGACGCGATCTCGTCTCCGTCATCCTCTTCGGCTTGAGGATTTCCGTCATCATCGGTCTCGGCGCAGTGGTCTTTGCGGCCGTACTCGGCGTCGTACTCGGGCTCATTGCCGGCTTCTTCGGCGGCGTTGTCGATGGCGTCGTGATGCGCATCGCCGATGTCTTCGTCAGCTTCCCGACCATTCTCGTCGCGCTGCTCATCAGCGGCATCGCCCGCGCGCAGCTTAGCGCCGATACGATGCTCGCCTGGGCGCCGCTGGTGCTGATCTTCTCGATCGCCATCAACGAATGGGTGCAATATGCGCGAACCGTGCGCGCCTCGACAATGGTGGAGATCGCGAGAGACTATGTGCGCGCCGCCAAGGTCATCGGCCTGCCGTCCGCCCGCATCATGGGCCGCCATATCCTGCCGAACATCATGAGTTCGGTGATGGTCATCGCCACGATCAACCTTGCCGGCGCGATCCTGACGGAGGCGACGCTCTCCTTCCTTGGTGCAGGCATGCCGCCGACCTATCCTTCGCTCGGCACGCTGATCCGCATCGGCAACCAGTTCCTGTTCTCCGGTCTCTGGTGGATCGCGGTGATGCCGGCGACGGTGCTGGTCATCCTCGTGCTCGCAGTCAACGTGATCGGCGACTATCTGCGCGACCACTTCAACCCGAAACTGATGGCGAGATGA
- a CDS encoding dipeptide ABC transporter ATP-binding protein: MTETTRPVLDIRNLRVEYPLANGSTLTAVKDIDLTIRPGEIHALVGESGAGKTTVGNALMGLLQAPGKIAAGSIVIAGKEINLRTGRTEGIVPGRDVGAIFQDPMTSLNPLFTVESQLCEGMLTHLKLSAREAKARALELMKAVGIPEPERRLGSYPHQLSGGQRQRVVIATALACNPQLIVADEPTTALDVSVQAQILKLIRDLADERGVGVLLVTHNMGVVAEIADRVTIMQNGAVVESGPTREVLTAPKAPYARTLIAAVPPIDTRLDRLPVPSEETQVTLDARASVRRKSAKSETGSRDEVVLSVRDLAVEYGGRGLLRKAAAFKAVKGVSFDVRRGEIFGLVGESGCGKTTVANTIAGLVTQSAGSIDFQGTALGARREKSIRQSLQMVFQDPYSALNPRLRINAAIAEPILFYKLASNAEEARQDAKTLLEAVGLPADAGARFAHAFSGGQRQRIAIARALGPHPSLLICDEPTSALDVSVQAQLLNLLKDLRDLAGLSMLFISHDLAVIRQMCDRVAVMKAGEIVELADTETLFTTPKHEYTRELLRLAPSVERILGRELASA; encoded by the coding sequence ATGACCGAAACAACGCGCCCCGTCCTCGACATCCGCAATCTTCGTGTCGAGTATCCCCTGGCCAACGGCAGCACGCTGACGGCCGTCAAAGACATTGACCTCACGATCCGCCCCGGGGAAATCCACGCTCTCGTTGGCGAATCCGGCGCCGGCAAGACCACTGTCGGCAATGCGCTGATGGGTCTGCTGCAGGCACCAGGCAAGATCGCCGCCGGTTCGATCGTCATTGCCGGCAAGGAGATCAACCTTCGCACCGGTCGTACCGAGGGCATCGTGCCCGGGCGCGACGTCGGCGCGATCTTCCAGGATCCGATGACGAGCCTCAACCCGCTCTTCACGGTGGAAAGCCAGCTTTGCGAGGGCATGCTCACGCACCTGAAGCTTTCCGCCAGAGAGGCGAAGGCCCGCGCGCTGGAATTGATGAAGGCCGTCGGCATTCCGGAGCCTGAACGCCGGCTCGGCAGCTATCCGCACCAGCTTTCCGGCGGTCAGCGTCAGCGCGTGGTCATTGCCACGGCGCTTGCCTGCAATCCGCAACTGATCGTTGCCGACGAACCGACGACGGCGCTCGACGTCTCGGTGCAGGCCCAGATCCTCAAGCTCATCCGTGACCTTGCCGATGAGCGGGGCGTCGGCGTGCTGCTCGTCACCCACAATATGGGCGTCGTTGCGGAGATCGCCGACCGCGTCACCATCATGCAGAACGGTGCGGTCGTGGAAAGCGGCCCGACCCGTGAGGTGCTGACGGCACCCAAGGCGCCCTATGCCCGCACGCTGATCGCGGCCGTACCGCCGATCGATACGCGCCTCGATCGCCTGCCGGTGCCGAGCGAAGAAACGCAGGTGACGCTCGACGCGCGCGCTTCGGTGCGCCGCAAGAGTGCAAAGAGCGAGACCGGCAGTCGCGACGAGGTGGTGCTCTCGGTGCGCGATCTCGCCGTGGAGTATGGCGGGCGCGGCTTGCTTCGCAAGGCAGCGGCCTTCAAGGCCGTCAAGGGCGTCTCGTTCGATGTCCGGCGCGGCGAGATTTTCGGCCTCGTCGGCGAATCCGGCTGCGGCAAGACCACGGTTGCCAATACCATCGCCGGTCTCGTCACCCAGAGCGCCGGCTCCATCGATTTCCAGGGAACGGCGCTCGGCGCCCGACGCGAGAAATCGATCCGCCAGTCGCTTCAGATGGTGTTCCAGGATCCATACTCGGCGCTCAATCCGCGGCTGCGCATCAACGCTGCTATTGCTGAACCGATCCTCTTCTACAAGCTGGCCTCCAATGCCGAGGAAGCCCGGCAGGACGCCAAGACGCTGCTCGAAGCAGTCGGCCTTCCCGCCGACGCCGGCGCGCGCTTCGCGCACGCCTTCTCCGGCGGCCAGCGCCAGCGCATCGCCATCGCCCGCGCGCTCGGGCCGCATCCCTCGCTGCTCATCTGCGACGAGCCGACCTCGGCGCTCGACGTCTCGGTGCAGGCACAGCTCCTCAACCTTTTGAAGGATCTGCGCGACCTTGCCGGTCTTTCCATGCTGTTCATCAGCCATGACCTCGCCGTGATCCGCCAGATGTGCGACCGCGTCGCCGTGATGAAGGCGGGAGAGATCGTCGAGCTTGCGGATACCGAGACCCTCTTCACCACGCCGAAACACGAGTACACGCGCGAGCTTCTCCGCCTTGCCCCTTCCGTCGAGCGCATTCTGGGGCGGGAACTGGCTTCGGCCTAG
- a CDS encoding GntR family transcriptional regulator, which produces MAKKESEGGGGRAHAVHRVLKRAILDQALSPGSKLPEDSIGERLGVSRTLVREALVRLSEEGLVELRPNRGAVVARPTLEEGRNLFLTRMALERLVVETLSGKLTREQIDVLSSHIAAEEAAKKERAQSIRLAGEFHTLLAQMTNNTSLIRYVNELVARSSLILALYGRPHSSECAVSEHQDLLDKLIAGKTDEAAALMAHHLDSVTTRALLPTDGDRNIKEVLSAYAVAEGLA; this is translated from the coding sequence ATGGCAAAGAAAGAGAGCGAAGGAGGTGGCGGCCGCGCTCATGCCGTTCATCGCGTCCTGAAACGCGCGATCCTCGATCAGGCGCTGTCTCCGGGATCAAAGCTGCCCGAAGATTCGATCGGCGAACGATTGGGTGTCAGCCGAACCCTGGTGCGCGAGGCGCTGGTCCGCCTCAGCGAGGAGGGGCTGGTGGAACTGCGGCCAAACAGGGGCGCCGTGGTTGCACGACCGACGCTTGAGGAGGGCCGCAATCTGTTCCTGACCCGAATGGCGCTGGAACGGCTGGTGGTCGAGACGCTTTCGGGAAAACTCACGCGCGAGCAGATCGACGTTCTCTCGTCTCATATCGCCGCCGAGGAGGCCGCGAAGAAGGAGCGTGCTCAATCGATCCGGCTAGCCGGAGAATTCCATACGCTGCTGGCGCAGATGACGAACAATACCAGCCTCATCCGCTACGTGAACGAACTGGTCGCCCGCAGTTCCCTGATCCTCGCGCTCTACGGCCGGCCGCATTCATCGGAATGCGCCGTGTCGGAACACCAGGACCTGCTGGACAAATTGATTGCCGGCAAGACCGACGAGGCGGCGGCCCTCATGGCGCATCACCTCGATTCGGTGACGACCCGTGCACTGCTTCCGACCGACGGCGACAGAAACATCAAGGAAGTGCTCTCCGCCTACGCCGTGGCAGAGGGCCTGGCCTAG